A window of the Phaseolus vulgaris cultivar G19833 chromosome 5, P. vulgaris v2.0, whole genome shotgun sequence genome harbors these coding sequences:
- the LOC137835742 gene encoding fasciclin-like arabinogalactan protein 11, which produces MTKHPPLPISFALLFSLLHATALTPLSPTTAPAAAPTKPLTPTLPQPPPTDNTPGATDIASVLRQTNSFNIFLRLMKTTQLINQLNSQLITIKSGGLTILAPEDGAFSELPPGFLNTLSDGQKLKLVQFHVLPDFISSASFDTLTNPVRTLAGNKPGKVELDVISYGGSVNISTGQVNTTINGIVYMDKHLAVYKVGKVLLPSEFFATKKKTIVAAPTLAPAPVNETVKTPEPAKVKPPSSEESSASSTQVVPTVTSGGMRIGVSGTWVLPLVLVLGVVFVEFLDM; this is translated from the coding sequence ATGACAAAACACCCTCCTTTACCCATCTCATTTGCACTTCTGTTTTCCCTCTTGCATGCAACCGCTCTAACACCTCTATCTCCGACCACCGCGCCGGCCGCCGCCCCAACAAAACCCTTGACTCCCACCCTACCCCAGCCGCCTCCCACCGACAACACTCCCGGCGCTACCGACATAGCATCAGTCCTAAGACAAACGAACTCCTTCAACATCTTCCTCCGCCTCATGAAAACCACGCAACTGATCAACCAACTCAACTCCCAACTCATTACCATAAAATCCGGTGGCTTAACCATTCTCGCACCCGAAGACGGCGCCTTCTCGGAGCTCCCACCGGGCTTCCTCAACACGCTCTCCGACGGCCAGAAACTCAAGCTCGTCCAGTTCCACGTCCTCCCCGACTTCATCTCCAGCGCCAGCTTCGACACCCTCACCAACCCCGTACGAACCCTCGCCGGAAACAAGCCCGGGAAGGTGGAACTCGATGTCATAAGTTACGGCGGCAGCGTTAACATCTCCACGGGACAAGTTAACACCACCATCAATGGGATCGTATACATGGATAAGCATCTTGCTGTTTACAAGGTGGGTAAGGTGCTTCTTCCTTCCGAGTTTTTCGCTACTAAGAAGAAGACAATCGTTGCTGCACCAACTCTTGCGCCGGCGCCGGTTAATGAAACGGTGAAGACGCCTGAACCGGCAAAGGTGAAGCCGCCGTCCTCTGAGGAATCTTCGGCTTCGTCGACGCAGGTTGTTCCTACTGTGACCTCAGGAGGTATGAGAATTGGTGTAAGTGGAACGTGGGTGCTGCCccttgttcttgttcttggtgTTGTCTTTGTGGAGTTTTTGGATATGTAG
- the LOC137834533 gene encoding uncharacterized protein: MENINMKFVIVVVCLAVCIGASWAGIHDGAKANEEKAKKAAAEIIKAAKDSAKHSGKHSAKHSGKHSAKQSAASSDKSDKVAEAPAVDAPAPGPATEESETFGEWAYEKFTGGN; the protein is encoded by the exons ATGGAAAACATAAACATGAAGTTCGTTATTGTGGTGGTGTGCCTTGCCGTGTGCATTGGAGCGAGCTGGGCCGGTATTCATGATGGCGCCAAAGCCAATGAAGAGAAGGCCAAGAAAGCCGCCGCCGAGATAATCAAAGCTGCCAAGGATTCTGCCAAACACTCTGGCAAGCACTCTGCCAAGCACTCTGGCAAGCACTCTGCCAAGCAGTCTGCCGCGTCAAGTGACAAATCTGACAAGGTCGCCGAAGCACCCGCTGTTGATGCCCCTGCTCCCGGACCAGCCACCGAAGAGTCTGAGACTTTTGGCGAGTGGGCTTACGAGAAATTTACCGG TGGTAACTGA